The Geobacillus genomosp. 3 genome segment GATTCCGTGGCAAACGGCGTTAGCCGGTGTGTTTGTCTCGGGTATTATTTTTACGATTTTATCGCTCACTGGCATTCGTGAAAAAATTATTGACGCCATCCCTGTGGAATTGAAGTATGCCGTTGGCGCCGGAATCGGGCTGTTTATTACGTTCATCGGCCTGCAAAACGCCGGCATCATTGTCAATAACGATGCCACATTAGTCGGATTGAGTGATTTGAAGGACGGTAATACATTGCTTGCCATTTTCGGTTTGTTCATCACCGTCATTTTAATGGTGAAAAAGGTAAACGGCGGCGTCTTTTACGGCATGGTCATTACGGCTGTTGTCGGTATGATTTTCGGCTTGATTGAAGTACCGAAGCAAATTGTCGGTGCCATTCCAGATATTTCGCCGACATTTGGCGTCGCCATCGAACACTTGCCGGATATTCTCTCGCTGAAAATGCTTGGCGTCGTCTTGACGTTCTTTATTGTCGACTTTTTCGATGCGACCGGTACCCTTTTGGCGGTTGCCAACCAAGCCGGATTGTTAAAAAACAACAAACTGCCGCGCGCCGGCAAAGCGTTGCTCGTTGACGCAACTGCCGTCATGGTTGGGGCGGTATTCGGCACATCGACCACAACATCATACATCGAATCGTCGGCCGGTGTCGCCGCCGGGGGGCGTTCCGGGTTTTCCGCGGTCGTGACGGGGATTTTGTTCCTGCTCGCGCTGTTTTTCTCGCCGCTGTTAAGCGTCATCACCGCACCGGTCACCGCGCCGGCTTTGATCATCGTCGGTGTCTTAATGGCCTCGTCGATCGGCGAAATCGACTGGAAGAAGTTTGAGGTGGCGGTGCCGGCGTTCTTCACGCTCATCACGATGCCGCTCTCCTATAGCATTGCCACCGGCATCGCTGTCGGTTTCATCTTCTATCCGATCACGATGCTGTTGAAAGGCCGCGGCAAAGACGTGCATCCGTTGTTGTATGTGTTGTTTGTCGTCTTTATTTGTTACTTCGTCTTTTTGCGGGAATAGGCATTCACAATCAAGGGCAGTTCTTCCAAAAGCCGTGTTACCGGCTCTTGGAAGGCTGCCTTGTTTTATGGAAGAACGGTTATACCCAACCGCGTGCTTTCATAGCTTCTGCCATTCGTTTGATTGAAATGATGTAAGCAGCAGTACGCAAATCTGTCCCGTACTGTTCAGCGGTTTCGTGAACTGCGTGGAAGCTTCGGACCATGATATCGGCTAGTTTCTGATTAACTTCTTCTTCGCTCCAATAATAGTTCATCAAGTTTTGTACCCACTCAAAATAAGAAACAGTGACGCCGCCCGCATTAGCAAGGATATCGGGAATGACCATAATGCCTTTGCCCGACAAAATTTGGTCTGCTTCCGGAGAAGTTGGCCCGTTTGCCGCTTCCGCTATAATTTTTGCCTGGATACGATCGGCATTGGCAGCGGTAATGGCGTTTTCCAAGGCGGCTGGAACTAAAATATCGACGTCGAGTTCTAATAACTGCGATGGCTCGATTTCGTATTGGGCACCATAGTCAAGCAAAGTTTGGTGATCTTTTACATGTTCGACTGTTGCGAGATTTAATCCGTCCGGATCATAGATGGCGCCTGTTGAATCGCTGACAGCCACAATTTTACATCCGAGTTCAGCGAGCAATTTTGCCGCAATGCGTCCTGCATTTCCAAATCCCTGGATCGCAACCGTAGCTCCTTTTAATGGCAGATGGAGTTTTTTCATCGCTTCCTGAATGGTAATGACACAGCCGCGTGCCGTCGCTTCATTTCTACCTTTTGAACCACCAATAATAAGCGGTTTTCCGGTGATCACTCCCGGAGAGAAAGCGTGATTCATGCGGCTGTATGTATCCATCATCCAGCCCATGATTTGTGGATTTGTATATACATCAGGAGCGGGGATATCCTTATCCGGACCGATGATTTGCGAAATTGCCTCAATAAATCCGCGGCTGACTCGTTCGAGCTCCCCGGTGCTTAGCGTTCGCGGATCACAAATAACCCCCCCTTTTCCTCCCCCGTAAGGAAGGCCGACAACCGCACATTTAAACGACATCCACATCGATAATGCTTTTACTTCATCTAGTGTGATATCCGGATGGAATCGGATTCCGCCTTTAGTTGGACCTAAGGCATCGTTGTGTTGGGAACGGTAGCCTTCAAATATTTGAATGGAACCGTCATCCATCTTCACAGGAAAGGACACGGACAGGACACGCATAGGACGCTTTAACATTTCAACGATATGAGGCTCCAAACCAAGTTTTTCCGCTGCGGTTTCAATCTGCTTTTTGGCGACTTCGTACGGGTTTAAGTTCTCTTTGGAGTCTTCTTTTGTGACAATCATCTGCAATTCCCCCTGGCTTGATTGGTTGGATTACGCTGATGTAATAATCCTATCACAGCCATTTATATTTACTCAATATTGATAATAAATATTAATTTTAAAAAATAGTGACACGAGATATCGCAGTGTAGTAGTTCTGGAAGCAAAAGTGTGATTCACACGGGAGATTTGACGGGAATTCGAAAAAGAACTAAAAGGAAGAGAGACAAGAGGTGTTCGTGGCATAGGTGTTTTATCAGGTTTAGCAAACGATTCGTTATAAAGTTGAAAGCGAGCATCCGCATGGCGCTGGTGAATCTTAATTGTATGAACCGAACTGGCCTGTGTAGTGATCGGGTCATCGTGGAAAGAAATCAACACAAGATTCGTTTTGGTTGCACGAAATGCGTGTGCACTATTCATAGTAACCTAAAAAATCTTGAATCAACCGTTGACACATCAAAAAGGAGGTGCTATATTAATAAAGCCGCATCAATGCGGTAAAAAAACAAAAAACATATTGACATAAGAAAAAAGAAATGATATATTATAAGAGTCGCTTTTGATTAAAGTGAATTTCTGAAGCGAAGGGATAAGTTTGTTCCTTGAAAACTGAACGAAACGAAGCGCGAGCGTTTCGACACCTTCGGTGTCGACGCTAATGAAGCCAATCAACTTTCTTTTTGGAGAGTTTGATCCTGGCTCAGGACGAACGCTGGCGGCGTGCCTAATACATGCAAGTCGAGCGGACCGAATCAGGGCTTGCTCTGGTTTGGTCAGCGGCGGACGGGTGAGTAACACGTGGGCAACCTGCCCGCAAGACCGGGATAACTCCGGGAAACCGGAGCTAATACCGGATAACGCCGAAGACCGCATGGTCTTCGGTTGAAAGGCGGCCTTTGGCTGTCACTTGCGGATGGGCCCGCGGCGCATTAGCTAGTTGGTGAGGTAACGGCTCACCAAGGCGACGATGCGTAGCCGGCCTGAGAGGGTGACCGGCCACACTGGGACTGAGACACGGCCCAGACTCCTACGGGAGGCAGCAGTAGGGAATCTTCCGCAATGGACGAAAGTCTGACGGAGCGACGCCGCGTGAGCGAAGAAGGCCTTCGGGTCGTAAAGCTCTGTTGTGAGGGACGAAGGAGCGCCGTTTGAACAAGGCGGCGCGGTGACGGTACCTCACGAGAAAGCCCCGGCTAACTACGTGCCAGCAGCCGCGGTAATACGTAGGGGGCGAGCGTTGTCCGGAATTATTGGGCGTAAAGCGCGCGCAGGCGGTTCCTTAAGTCTGATGTGAAAGCCCACGGCTCAACCGTGGAGGGTCATTGGAAACTGGGGGACTTGAGTGCAGGAGAGGGGAGCGGAATTCCACGTGTAGCGGTGAAATGCGTAGAGATGTGGAGGAACACCAGTGGCGAAGGCGGCTCTCTGGCCTGTAACTGACGCTGAGGCGCGAAAGCGTGGGGAGCAAACAGGATTAGATACCCTGGTAGTCCACGCCGTAAACGATGAGTGCTAAGTGTTAGAGGGGTCACACCCTTTAGTGCTGCAGCTAACGCGATAAGCACTCCGCCTGGGGAGTACGGCCGCAAGGCTGAAACTCAAAGGAATTGACGGGGGCCCGCACAAGCGGTGGAGCATGTGGTTTAATTCGAAGCAACGCGAAGAACCTTACCAGGTCTTGACATCCCCTGACAACCCAAGAGATTGGGCGTTCCCCCTTCGGGGGGACAGGGTGACAGGTGGTGCATGGTTGTCGTCAGCTCGTGTCGTGAGATGTTGGGTTAAGTCCCGCAACGAGCGCAACCCTTGCCTCTAGTTGCCAGCATTCAGGTGGGCACTCTAGAGGGACTGCCGGCTAAAAGTCGGAGGAAGGTGGGGATGACGTCAAATCATCATGCCCCTTATGACCTGGGCTACACACGTGCTACAATGGGCGGTACAAAGGGCTGCGAACCCGCGAGGGGGAGCGAATCCCAAAAAGCCGCTCTCAGTTCGGATTGCAGGCTGCAACTCGCCTGCATGAAGCCGGAATCGCTAGTAATCGCGGATCAGCATGCCGCGGTGAATACGTTCCCGGGCCTTGTACACACCGCCCGTCACACCACGAGAGCTTGCAACACCCGAAGTCGGTGAGGTAACCCGCAAGGGAGCCAGCCGCCGAAGGTGGGGCAAGTGATTGGGGTGAAGTCGTAACAAGGTAGCCGTACCGGAAGGTGCGGCTGGATCACCTCCTTTCTAAGGATGAAGAAAAGCGAAGGCCGTAATGGCCAACTGTCGATACACCGCGCTTTCGTTTCGTTCGGTTTTGAGGGAATGAGAGATTCCTTCAAAAGCGCCTGTGCCTGCGTCTGCTGACAGGTTCAGGGGGTTGCTTCATTTGCGTCTGCGTCTACAAGCGAATTCAGAGAAGCTGAATTCCTCGACGCAAGACCGCAGAGAAGCAAATTCAAGAAGCAGTCTCGTTCCTTGAAAACTAGATAACCGGAAAAGCAAAGGAAGAAGCCGAGAAGCGCTGTAGGTTAAGCTAGAAAGGGCGCACGGTGGATGCCTTGGCACTAGGAGCCGATGAAGGACGGGGCAAACGCCGAAACGCTCCGGGGAGCTGTAAGCAAGCGTCGATCCGGAGATGTCCGAATGGGGGAACCCCCTGCCCGTAATGGGGCAGGATCCATGCCTGAATCCATAGGGCATGGAGGGCACACCCGGGGAACTGAAACATCTTAGTACCCGGAGGAGAAGAAAGCAAACGCGATTCCCTGAGTAGCGGCGAGCGAAACGGGAACAGCCCAAACCAAGAGGCGTGCCTCTTGGGGTTGTAGGACCGCCCAGATGGGAGTGAGAAAGGAACGGGGTAGACGAACCGGTCTGGAACGGCCGGCCAGAGAAGGTGACAGCCCTGTAGTCGAAACTTCGTTCCCTCCCGGGCGGCTCCTGAGTACGGCGGGACACGGGAAATCCCGTCGGAAGCAGGGAGGACCATCTCCCAAGGCTAAATACTCCCTAGTGACCGATAGTGCACCAGTACCGTGAGGGAAAGGTGAAAAGCACCCCGGAAGGGGAGTGAAAGAGAACCTGAAACCGTGTGCCTACAAGTAGTCAGAGCCCGTTTAAGGGTGATGGCGTGCCTT includes the following:
- a CDS encoding NCS2 family permease is translated as MRKYFQFDELGTNYRTEIIAGLTTFLSMAYILFVNPFTLSLGAVQDFPDELRIDQGAVFVATALAAAYGSILMGVLARYPIALAPGMGLNAFFAFTVVLHMGIPWQTALAGVFVSGIIFTILSLTGIREKIIDAIPVELKYAVGAGIGLFITFIGLQNAGIIVNNDATLVGLSDLKDGNTLLAIFGLFITVILMVKKVNGGVFYGMVITAVVGMIFGLIEVPKQIVGAIPDISPTFGVAIEHLPDILSLKMLGVVLTFFIVDFFDATGTLLAVANQAGLLKNNKLPRAGKALLVDATAVMVGAVFGTSTTTSYIESSAGVAAGGRSGFSAVVTGILFLLALFFSPLLSVITAPVTAPALIIVGVLMASSIGEIDWKKFEVAVPAFFTLITMPLSYSIATGIAVGFIFYPITMLLKGRGKDVHPLLYVLFVVFICYFVFLRE
- a CDS encoding Glu/Leu/Phe/Val family dehydrogenase; the protein is MIVTKEDSKENLNPYEVAKKQIETAAEKLGLEPHIVEMLKRPMRVLSVSFPVKMDDGSIQIFEGYRSQHNDALGPTKGGIRFHPDITLDEVKALSMWMSFKCAVVGLPYGGGKGGVICDPRTLSTGELERVSRGFIEAISQIIGPDKDIPAPDVYTNPQIMGWMMDTYSRMNHAFSPGVITGKPLIIGGSKGRNEATARGCVITIQEAMKKLHLPLKGATVAIQGFGNAGRIAAKLLAELGCKIVAVSDSTGAIYDPDGLNLATVEHVKDHQTLLDYGAQYEIEPSQLLELDVDILVPAALENAITAANADRIQAKIIAEAANGPTSPEADQILSGKGIMVIPDILANAGGVTVSYFEWVQNLMNYYWSEEEVNQKLADIMVRSFHAVHETAEQYGTDLRTAAYIISIKRMAEAMKARGWV